The genomic stretch TTCGCGGCCGTCGACCACGCCTTGGCCAACCTGCACGAGATCAAGATTCCCGCCAAGGCCACCAACGGCGCCGCGGCGCGTCCGACGGTGGCCGACGAGGCGCCGGCGTTCGTGAAGGACGTGACGGCCACGATCATGGCCGGTCGCGGCGACGAGCTGCCCGTGAGCAAGATGCCGCTGGACGGCACGTGGCCGACGGACACGACCAAGTGGGAGAAGCGCAACATCGCCCTGGAGATTCCGGTCTGGGACCCGGACGTATGCATCCAGTGCGCCAAGTGCTCGATTTCGTGCCCGCACGCGACCATCCGCGGCAAGGTGTACGACCCGGCGCTGCTGAAAGACGCCCCCGCGACGTTCAAGAGCATCGACGCCAAGGGCAAGGAATACGCCGGCCAGAAGTGGACCATCCAGGTCGCCCCGGAAGACTGCACCGGCTGCGGGCTGTGCGTCGAAGCGTGCCCGGCCAAGAACAAGACCAACCCCAGCCGCAAGGCGATCAACATGGAGTTCCAGCCGCCGCTGCGGGCGACCGAGCGCGAGAACTGGGAGTTCTTCCTGGGCATTCCCGACAGCGACCGTGGAACGCTCAAGACCAATACCGTCAAGGGCAGCCAGCTTTGCCAGCCGCTGTTTGAGTTCTCCGGCGCCTGCGCCGGTTGCGGCGAAACGCAGTATGTCAAGCTGCTGACGCAGATGTTCGGCGACCGCGCGTTGATCGGCAACGCCACCGGCTGCTCGAGCATCTACGGTGGCAACCTGCCCACGACGCCCTACAGCGTCAACGCCGACGGTCGCGGGCCCGCGTGGAACAACTCGCTGTTCGAAGACTGCGCCGAGTTCTCGCTGGGCTTCCGCCTGACGGTCGACAAGCAGATCCAGTTCGCCTCCGAACTGCTGCAAGGCATGCGAGAGACCCTCGGGGCCGAACTGGTCGACGGCATCCTGGGTTGCCCGCAGACTGACGAGGCGCAGATCAACCAGCAGCGCCAGCGCATCGAGCAGCTCAAGAAAGCCCTCGCCGCCCGCAAGGACGACAAGAGCGCGCAACTTGCCTCGCTGGCCGACGTGCTGGTCCGCAAGAGCGTCTGGGCCGTCGGCGGCGACGGCTGGGCGTACGACATCGGTTACGGCGGGCTCGACCACGTGCTGGCCAGCGGACGCGACATCAACGTGCTGGTGCTCAACACGCAGGTGTACTCCAACACCGGCGGGCAGTGCTCCAAGGCCACCCCGCTGGGCGCCGTGGCCAAGTTCGCCGCCAGCGGAAAGCCTTCGCCCAAGAAGGACCTGGCCCTGATGGCCATGACGTACGGCAACATCTACGTCGCCCAGATCGCCATGGGCGCCTCCGACGTGCAGGCCGTCAAGGCCTTCGCCGAGGCCGAAAGCTACCCCGGCGCCAGCCTGATCATCGCCTATTCGCACTGCATCGCGCACGGGTTCAACCTGCGACAGGGTTTCGAGCAGCAGAAGGCGGCCGTCAACAGCGGCGCCTGGCCGCTGCTGCGGTTCGACCCTCGCCTGGCCGAGCAGGGCAAGAACCCCCTGCAACTGGACAGCAAGGACCCGACGATCCCGCTGGAAACCTACGCCTACAACGAGAACCGCTTCAAGATGCTGGCGATGAGCGACCCCGACCGCGCCAAGACGCTCCTGGCGGAGTCGCAGAAGAACATCCTCGCCCGCTGGAGCTTCTACAAGCAACTGGCGGCGATGGACTATTCGCAGAACGTGGCCAAACCGTAAGCAGGCCGCTTGCGGCGTAGCATCTGTCGACAACGAGCCCCTGATCTTGCGATCGGGGGCTCGCTTTTTTGATGATGCAGCGCTTTACTTTGTCGTATAATGTAAAGCGATCCCATTAAGGAGCCACCCCGTGACTCGAGTTAAAATGAGCAGCAAGAATCAGATGGTGGTGCCGCGGGAGGCTCGTGAAGCCCTGGGCGTTACCGCCGGGGACGAGATCATCGTCGTCCCGCGGGGCAGCACCGTCATTCTGATGCGAAAGCCGCCCAACGTGCTCAAGGCCCTGCGCGGCAGCGCCAAAGGTCTGTATGGCGACGTAGAGGCATATCTGAAGAAGGAACGCGCATCGTGGGAAAAGAGCAGACGGTCTTAGCACGCCACCGGACGATTGCCATCGACACGTGCGTTCTGATCTACTATCTGGAGGACCATCCAGCGTTCGGCGCAGCGGCGGCGGGGCTTCTGGAACAGTTCTCTCGCCCCGGAAGGCGGGTAGTGATGTCCACCATGGCGCTGCTTGAAGTGCAGGTCAAGTTGTACCGCGACGGGCACGACCAGGCGGCCCGCGAGCAATACGCCCTGCTGATGCAGCTTCCGGAATGGTCCTGGGTCTCGCTGACGTATCAGATTGCGGACCTGGCGGCCGAGCTGCGAGGGATTCACCGCCTATCCGTCCCCGATGCTGTGCACATAGCCACGGCGATGACCGAGGGGGCGACGCTCTTCGTTACCAACGATCGGGAGCTTCCGAAGGTCGAAGGTATTGAGTTGCTCATCCTCTAGACATAGCTGGGCGAAATGCGCCTCGGGTGCCATGGCGGCCGTTCCTCAGCCGCCATGTTTGCGGAGGGGCGTTCAGGGACATGGCGGCTGGAAAACGGCCGCCATGGCGCCGGGCTCAAATCAGGGAGCATGGGCGAGACAGCCATGCCACTTGGGACCGCCCGTTGTCTTGCGCGCGGGCGGGGGCTATACTCTGCCCAATAATTCCTGCGAGGTAATACATGCCCTCTGACAATGGCTCGAATGGCAAAGACATACCCGTTGCGGCCGCTCCTGTTGCACGCGGGCGTCTGAAGCGGTTGTTCGAATTCCTGGGCCTCAAGCGAAGCATCGCGGGCATGCTGGGTATGGTCGTCCTGGTGGGCATGGGCGAGCACATGGCCGAGCGCTATCTGCCGCTGTACCTCACGTCCATGACCGGCCAGTACGGCACGGTTGTGGGCGTGGTGCGGGAGACTGATGAAAATAAAAAGCCTGTCCGCAATCTCGTCCTGAACGTCCCTGGCAAGGACAAGCCCGCTAAATACACAGTCGACGATAAGACCGCCGTTACCGTCGTCGATGGAGGCGGCAGCCTGGACGATCTCAAGCCGGGCATGCAGGTGCTCGTCCATCCCCGCGCCGACGGCGGGGCCGAGAAGATCGCCCCGTACCAGGGCCACGGCCGCGAGGCCTTCAGCATCGGCACGTATGCCATGCCCCTGGCAGTGCTGGCGATCGGGCTGCTGGCGGGGCTGGACGATCTGCTGTCGGCGCTGTACTCCTTTCCCGGCGGGTACCTGTCTGACCGCCTGGGCACGAAGCTCGCCCTGCTGGTCTTCAACATGATCTCGATGATCGGATACGTGATCGTCATTCTCGTTCCGACGTGGTGGGCGGTGCTGCTGGGGGCGGCGTTCTTCATCTCATGGTCGGCCATCTCGCTGCCGGCGACGATGGAACTGATCTCCAAGGTCGTGCCCAAGACCAAGCGAACCATGGGCGTTTCGGTGCAGTCGCTGGTGCGGCGAATCCCCAAGACGCTCGGTCCGTTCGTGGGCGGATCGTTCGTTTTGGCCTTTGGCGTCGCCAGCGGGGTTCGCCTGGCGTTTGTCTTTGCTCTGGGGCTGGCGGTGGTTGCCGCGATTATCCAGCAGGCGTTCATCGAGGACGACCGCCCGACGGCCGACGACCTCAAACGCCGTCGCGCCGAGCGCAGCCCGTGGCGCCTGTGGCCGCTGATGAACACCGACCTGCGCGCGCTGTTGACCAGCGACATCCTCATCCGCTTCTGCGAGCGCATCCCCGACGCATTTGTCATCCTCTGGGTCACGCAAAACCTGGAAGACGGCGGCATGTCCATCGCGCAGGCCGCCTTCTGGTTCGGCGTGCTCTCGGTGATCGAAAACGTGACGGCCGTCCTGTGCTACGTGCCCGTGGCCCACTACGCCGACCGCTTCGGCAAGAAACCGTTCGTGGCGATCACGTTCGGATTCTTCACGCTCTTCCCGCTGGCGCTGTACTTCTCGACGTCGCTGTGGCCTCTGGTAGCCGCTTTCGTGCTGCGCGGGCTCAAGGAGTTCGGCGAACCGACGCGCAAGGCCCTGATCATGGACCTGGCCCCGGAAGACCGCAAGGCCGCCATCTTCGGCCTCTACTACCTTCTGCGCGACGTGCTTGTCTCGGTGGCGGCGTTCGGCGGGGCATGGCTGTGGGCGATCAGTGCCGAGGTGAACCTGCTGACGGCCTTCATTTTCGGCGTGATCGGCACAATGTGGTTCATCTTCCGAGGGCGGGATCTGCAGGAACGCTCGCCCGCTTCATAGGGGAAGGGACCAAAGGGACTGCAACGACTGCAAGGGCAAAAGGGACATCGCTGTCGCTGCGGTCCCTGGTCGCTTGGGTCCCTGCAGTCCCTTTGGTCCCTTTCCCTTCGGTAGGCGTCCCTAACGACCGTCCGCGTTTATCGCTGCCAATTCGGGCGCTGGGGCTGGGGCGTAAAGGATGAACCGGCTGCCTCGGCCGGGCTGGGCGTGAATCTCCAGGCACCCGCCCAGCAGTTCCAGGCGGTCGCGGATGCTGCTCAGGCCGAACCCGCCCGTGGTTGTTGGGGGCAGATTCGAAGGATCAAAGCCTGTGCCATCGTCGGCGATCTCGGCCTGGAGATAGTCGCCCGACGACATCAGGCGCAGGCGAGCCTTGTCGACCTTGGCATGCTTGACGACGTTGAAGAGCAACTCCCGGACCGAACGGAATACCAGCAGCGTCACGTCCTGCTCGGGCGACTGCACCGGCTCGAAGACCTCGATTTCGACGGTCAAACCGTGCTTCTCGCCCATCCACTGCCCCAGCCACTGCAGCGCCGGCAGCAGGGCGTTGCGGTGCTGGAGGATCGGCGGGTTGAGCTCTGCCGTCAGCGACCGCGAGACGTCCAGGCATTGCGAAACCAGGGCGCCGATCTCGCCGGCGGCCTCCTGGACGGCAGGATTGCCGCTGCGCCGCAGCGATTCGGTTCGATATCGCACGCCCACCAGCAACTGCTGCAGTTCGTCGTGCAGCACCTCCGCCACGCGCCGGCGCTCGCGCTGTTCGGCAAGCGTCAGTTCCGACGCCAAGGCGCGAATCTGGGCTGTACGCTGCCGCACGCGCTGTTCGAGCTCGGCCGAGAACCTGCGGAACCCCTCCTCGATGTTATGACGCTGCGTCACGTCGCGAAAGTAGATCGCCAGCCCCGACGGCGAGGGGTATGCATGCACCTCAAACCAGCACCGCATCGGAGGATAATACTCCTCGAAGACGGTTGTCTGGTTCTCCGAGACCGCCCGTTCGTATTCGTTTTGGAATCGCGAACCGATGGCCTCGGGAAAGACGTCCCAGATCGTGCGCCCCAGCAACTCCTCCAGGGGTCTGGCGAAGATGCGCTGGGCCTCGTGGTTGACGTACGTGAAGCGCCAGTCCCGGTCGAGACTGCAGAAAGCATCGGTGATGCTTTCGAGCACATTGGTCAGGCGCCGGTGCATCTGCGACAGCGCCTGCCGTGCCGCCCGATCAGCCGAGACATCCCGCGCGATGGCCGCGGCGGCGACCACCTTGCCCTGGGCGTCCTTCAGCGGCGAGACGGTCAGCGACACGCTGATGCGGCGGCCGTCCTTGCGAACGCGCTGCGTCTCGAAGTGCGAGATCCGCTGCCCGCGCGACAGGCGGCGATAGATGGCCGGGAGCTCCTCAGACAGCTCCGGCGGAATCAGGACGCTGATGTTCCTGCCGATGATTTCGGCGGCCGAATACCCGTATATCCGCTCGGCCCCGCCGTTCCAGCTCAGGATCGTGCCGGTCAGGGACTTGGTGATGATAGCGTCATCGGACGCCTCGACGACAGACGCCAACCACCGAGGGTCGTCCATGCGGTCAAGGTTCTGGGCAGGGCGGGTAGGATGTTTGGATTCAGGCATGAGGGTTACCTCTACTCATCATAGGCGGACCACCGCTATTTGCCTGCGGATGACCGAATAGGATATTGCGGGGGCCGCTGCCGCGCCGATAAGTGGAAGAACATGACCGACGCATTGCTTCAATTGAGCGACCACAACATCTTCATCTTTCTCGTGCAGCTCTCGCTCCTGCTGAGCATCGCCAGGGGGCTGGGGTACATCTGCCAGCGATTCGGCCAGCCGTCGCTGCTGGGGGAAATCCTCACCGGCGTGATCCTGGGTCCGACCTTGCTGGGACACCTGGCGCCGAGCGTTCATGCTTTTATCTTTCCGCGCGACCCCATCCAATTCGCCATGATCGACACGGTCGCCTGGATCGGCATCCTGCTGATGCTGCTGGCTGCGGGGATGGAGGTGGACGTCTCCGTTGCATGGCGACAGCGACGGGAAGCCTTGAAAATATCAATCCTGGACGTGATCCTTCCCATGGCCGTGGCGTTTGGGGCGGCCATGCTCCTGCCGGACCGGTACGTGCCCCAGTCGCAGTCGCGGCTGCTATTTGCGTTCTTCGTCGCGACGGTCATGACCATCAGCGCCCTGCCGGTGACCGTCAAGGCACTGCACGATCTGAACATCCTCAAGAGCGACCTGGGTCTGCTGGTGATTTCCGCCCTGACGGTCAACGACATCATCGGATGGATGATCTTCACGCTGGTTCTGGGCCTGGCCAGCCAGTCGCAACTGGCGGTCGGTCCGGTGCTGACGACGGTCACAGCGACAGTAGTCTTCGCCGCGTTCTGTATTCTGCTGGGGCGGCGGTGGGTGGCGGCGGGGATCGCGGCCGTCCAGAAAGGCCACGCTGGCGACGCCGGACTGGTCCTGACGTTCGTCTGCTGCGTGGGCCTGATCGCCGGGGCGCTGACGCACTGGGTGGGCATCCACGCGTTGTTCGGGCTGTTCCTGGCTGGGATCATGGCCGGCGACGCCCCGGCCCTGTCGCAGCGCACGCGGAGCGTCATCAACCAGATGGTCCACGCGATCTTCGTGCCGATATTCTTTGCCACGATCGCGCTGCAGATCAACTTTCTGGAGAACCTCGATCCGCTGCTGATCTTCGTTTTCCTGGTCGTCGGTATCGCCGGGCGCTATGCCGGGGCCTGGGTCGGCGCGCGATGGACCTCCCTGACCAAATGGGACCGCGTGTTGGTGGCCATCGCCCACACGCCCGGCGGGGCCATGGAGATGGTGATGGCCTTGGTGGCGTTCAAGATGAAGCTCATCACGGCGCCGGTCTACGTCGCGATCGTCTTTTCGGCGTTGGCGTCGTCGGTTCTTCTGGGACCCTGGATGGCGTGGTCCATCCGCCGTCGGCGACAGATCAACGTTATTGACCTGTTCCTCCGACGCGCCATGCGGCTGAACCTTGCCGGCCCGACACGATTTGACGCCATCAGCGAACTCTGTGAAGCCGTCGGCCAGCAGGACGACATGCCCGAGGCCGCCGCGGTGACCCAAGCGGTGCAAGCGCGCGAAGAAACTGCCGCGACCTCCATCGGATCTGGCGTTGCCGTGCCGCATGCCAGACTGCCGAAGCTACGCGGGGCTGTGGTGGTGTTTGGTCGATCCGGCGGCGGTATCGACTGGGACTCCCCCGATGGCTTGCCGGTGCACCTGGTCTTCATGATCCTGACTCCCCAGCAGCAGGACGAGCTGCAGGTGCAGATTCTGGGCTCGTTAGCGGCCGGGCTCGAAAACCCCCAGGTCCAGCAGCGCCTCCTGGCGGCCAAGGACGAATCGACGGCATGGGCGATCCTCCGCGAAGTCTTCACCCGCCGGCAAATCCCGGCGAAAACCTGATACGTCCACGAATGTCACGAATGACACGAATGGGACGGGGATAGCCATCATTCCAATCTTCCACTCTTCCTCTCTCCCGTTGTTCATTCGTGGACGTAACTCCCTGCCTCCGTTGCGGCGCAACGCCGGATGACGTAAGCTTGCAGTCGGGGGTTGGACGTGGTATTGTCCGTCGAATTTAAGGTTGGCTGCCGGGCAGGGCGGCTGGGAAATTGGTGCGATGCCGCGACGCAAGGATCTCAAGAGCATCATGATTATCGGCTCGGGCCCGATCGTTATCGGCCAGGGCTGCGAGTTCGATTACTCCGGAACGCAGGCGTGCAAAGCCCTTCGCGAAGAGGGCTATCGCATTATCCTGATCAACTCCAACCCGGCCACCATCATGACCGATCCGGAGTTTGCCGACGCGACTTACATCGAGCCCATCACGCCCGACGCCATCGCCAAGATCATCGCCGCCGAGCGCCCCGACGCGCTGCTGCCCACCCTGGGTGGGCAGACCGGGCTGAACACCGCCGTGGCGGTGGCGGACAACGGCACGCTGGAGAAGTACGGCGTCGAGATGATCGGCGCGACGCGCGAGGTCATCCACCGCGCCGAGGACCGCACCGAGTTCAAGAACATCTGCCTCAAGATCGGCCTGGATGTGCCCAGAAGCGGCGTGGCCCACACGATGGACGACGCCCGCCGCATCGCCCAGGAAGTCGGCTTGCCCGTCTGCATCCGCCCGGCGTACACGCTGGGCGGCACGGGCGGGGGCTTCGCCTTCAACGTGCAGGAGTTCGAGACCATCGCCGCGCGCGGCCTCGAGTATTCGCCCATCAGCGAGATCCTCATCGAGCAATCGGTCCTGGGCTGGAAGGAATACGAGCTCGAGGTGATGCGCGACAAGGCCGACAACGTCGTCATCGTCTGCTCGATCGAAAACTTCGACCCCATGGGCGTTCACACCGGCGACTCCATCACCGTCGCTCCCGCCCAGACGCTGACCGATAAAGAATATCAGCTCATGCGCGATGCCTCCATCGCCATCATCCGGGCCATCGGCGTCGAGACCGGCGGCAGCAACATCCAGTTTGCCATCGAGCCCGACACCGGCCGCATGATCGTCGTCGAGATGAACCCGCGCGTCAGCCGCAGCTCGGCGCTGGCGAGCAAGGCCACGGGCTTTCCCATCGCCAAGATCGCTGCCAAGCTCGCCGTGGGCTACACTCTGGATGAGTTGCGAAACGACATCACCCGCGAGACGCCGGCCTGCTTCGAGCCGACCATCGACTATTGCGTCACCAAGATCCCGCGATGGACGTTCGAGAAATTCCCCGACGCCGACGAGACGCTGACGACGCAGATGAAGTCCGTTGGCGAGGCTATGAGCATCGGCCGTACGTTCAAGGAAAGCCTCCAGAAGGGCATCCGCTCGATGGAGGTCAAGCGGTTCGGTCTGGGCATGGACGGCAACGACAAGTGGCTTGCCGCCCAGCGCGACGGGCAGCGCCTCAAGACCGACAAAGACGTTCGCCAGACGACAGCCGAGGGCGAGTCGGTGCCCGTCGACGAGCACAAGCGCATCATCGAGTGGCCCATCGACGAGGGTAAGCTCACCCGCAAGCTCAGCGTGCCGTCTCAGGGGCGGCTGTACTACGTGCGGTACGCCTTCAAGATGGGTTGGACCGTCGAGCAGGTCTTCAAACTCACGCAGATCGACCGGTGGTTCCTCACGCAGGTTCGGGAGCTGGTCGAGTTCGAGGCCGAGCTTTCCGGGACCGCCGCGGACAACATTCCGGCCGCTCTGATGACCCGGGCCAAGCAACTGGGCTACAGCGACGTGCAACTGGCGACCATCTGGGGCATGACGCCCGAGAAGCTTCGCGCCCTGCGCAAGAAGTTGGGCGTCGAGCCGGTGTACAAGCTGGTAGATACGTGCGCCGCCGAGTTTGAAGCCTACACACCGTATTACTATTCGACGTACGAGAGTCCCATCACGCGGGTTGCGACATCTAATCCGCAATCCGAAATCAAAAATCCGCAATCGTTCATCGACGACGAAGTCCGCGTGACCGAAAAGAAGAAGATCGTGATTCTTGGCGGCGGGCCCAACCGCATCGGGCAGGGGATCGAGTTCGACTACTGCTGCGTGCATGCCGCGTTTGCAGCGCGCGAGCTGGGCTTTGAAGCCGTGATGGTCAACTCCAATCCCGAGACCGTCTCGACCGACTATGACACCTCCGATATGCTCTTCTTCGAGCCCCTGACGCTCGAGGATGTCATCAACATCTGTGAGAAGCTCAACGGCAGGCCGCTGGAGAAACCGGGAACCGGGAACCGGGAGCCGGGAACCGGGGGAAATCCGCAATCCGAAATCCCCAATCCGCAATCCAAAGGCCTCCTGCACGGCGTGATCGTTCAGTTCGGCGGGCAGACGCCGCTGAACCTCGCGCGCGGTCTCGAGGCCGCCGGCGTGCCGATCATCGGCACCAGTCCCGAGTCGATCGATCTGGCCGAAGACCGCAAGCGCTTCGGCGACATTCTCGACGAGCTCAAGCTTACCTGCCCCCAGGGCGGCACGGCGTTTTCGGTCGAGGGCGCCCGCAAGGTCGCCCAGCGGATCGGATACCCGGTGCTGGTGCGCCCCAGTTACGTGCTGGGCGGGCGGGCGATGGAGATCGTCTCCGACGAGCAGCAACTCGACATGTACATGGCCAAAGCCGTCGACGCCTCGACCGTCGGGCGGGGGCACCCGATCCTCGTCGACAAGTTCCTCGACCGCGCGACGGAAGTGGACGTCGACTGTATCGCCGATTACGGCCCGGGCCCCGAGGGTCAGCGGAACCCGGCCGCCCGCGCGGTCATCTGCGGCGTGATGGAGCACATCGAATGCGCCGGCATCCACAGCGGCGACTCGGCGTGCGCCCTGCCGCCGTACTCGCTGCCCGAGCCGATCGTTGCCGAGATCAAGCGACAGACGCTGCTGCTGGCCAAGCGCCTCGACGTGCGCGGGCTGATGAACGTGCAGTTCGCCGTCAAGGACGGCCAGGTGTATATCCTCGAGGTCAATCCCCGTGCCTCGCGCACGGTGCCGTTCGTCGCCAAGGCCACCGGCGTGCCATGGGCCAAGCTCGCCGCCAAGGTGATGGCGGGCATGAGCCTGGATGAACTGAAGGTGACTGAGGCGCCGCGCCCGCGGCAGACCTCCGTCAAGGAGAGCGTCTTCCCGTTCACCAAGTTCCCCGGCGTCGACGTGGTGCTCGGGCCCGAGATGCGCAGCACCGGCGAGGTGATGGGCATCGACATGAACTTCGACATGGCCTTCGCCAAGAGCCAGATGGCCGCCGGCAGCCCGCTGCCCACCGCAGGGACGGTCTTCATCTCGGTGGCCGACGATGACAAGCCGCACATCGTGCCCGTCGCGCGACGGTTGGCGGAGATGGGCTTCGAACTGATCGCTACCGACGGCACGCACCGCGTGTTGACCGAGGCGGGCGTGACGGCCAGGCTCCTGCCCAAGCTCAGCCAGGGGCGCCCGAACATCGGCGACCTGATCACCAACCGCCAGATCGTGCTGCTGATCAACACCCCGACGAAGCGAGGCCCGGCGACCGAGGAGGGCAAGATCCGCGCCTTGGCGACGCGATACCAGATCTCGCTGATCACGACCGTGACAGCCGCCCGCGCCGCCGCCGGCGCCATCGCCGCCCTGCGAGCCAACGCCCGAGAAGACCGCCCCGCCGCCCAGGCCTACGACGTGCATCCGCTGCAGGAATATTTCCCGAAGAAGTGACTATGGAGTGCGGCATCGCTAGCTTCGTAGTTTTTCGCTTACCGAACAACTGCCAAAGCGGCAGCTAAGGCTGCCGGTGCGTGCCCTATTCCTTTGAACCTGTCCTGCGGGAATAGTACGATTAGGTCATGGCCCGCCGTCGCAGGCCAAGAAGGGTTGATCCGTGTCCCTGAGCATCGAGGAATATCTTCGTCCGGAGGTGATCCAGACGGTCCAGCGGTTGGACCTGAAGGCTCGCTTTATCGTCGAGGGATT from Planctomycetaceae bacterium encodes the following:
- a CDS encoding AbrB/MazE/SpoVT family DNA-binding domain-containing protein; amino-acid sequence: MTRVKMSSKNQMVVPREAREALGVTAGDEIIVVPRGSTVILMRKPPNVLKALRGSAKGLYGDVEAYLKKERASWEKSRRS
- a CDS encoding PIN domain-containing protein — its product is MGKEQTVLARHRTIAIDTCVLIYYLEDHPAFGAAAAGLLEQFSRPGRRVVMSTMALLEVQVKLYRDGHDQAAREQYALLMQLPEWSWVSLTYQIADLAAELRGIHRLSVPDAVHIATAMTEGATLFVTNDRELPKVEGIELLIL
- a CDS encoding MFS transporter, producing the protein MPSDNGSNGKDIPVAAAPVARGRLKRLFEFLGLKRSIAGMLGMVVLVGMGEHMAERYLPLYLTSMTGQYGTVVGVVRETDENKKPVRNLVLNVPGKDKPAKYTVDDKTAVTVVDGGGSLDDLKPGMQVLVHPRADGGAEKIAPYQGHGREAFSIGTYAMPLAVLAIGLLAGLDDLLSALYSFPGGYLSDRLGTKLALLVFNMISMIGYVIVILVPTWWAVLLGAAFFISWSAISLPATMELISKVVPKTKRTMGVSVQSLVRRIPKTLGPFVGGSFVLAFGVASGVRLAFVFALGLAVVAAIIQQAFIEDDRPTADDLKRRRAERSPWRLWPLMNTDLRALLTSDILIRFCERIPDAFVILWVTQNLEDGGMSIAQAAFWFGVLSVIENVTAVLCYVPVAHYADRFGKKPFVAITFGFFTLFPLALYFSTSLWPLVAAFVLRGLKEFGEPTRKALIMDLAPEDRKAAIFGLYYLLRDVLVSVAAFGGAWLWAISAEVNLLTAFIFGVIGTMWFIFRGRDLQERSPAS
- a CDS encoding PAS domain S-box protein, whose amino-acid sequence is MPESKHPTRPAQNLDRMDDPRWLASVVEASDDAIITKSLTGTILSWNGGAERIYGYSAAEIIGRNISVLIPPELSEELPAIYRRLSRGQRISHFETQRVRKDGRRISVSLTVSPLKDAQGKVVAAAAIARDVSADRAARQALSQMHRRLTNVLESITDAFCSLDRDWRFTYVNHEAQRIFARPLEELLGRTIWDVFPEAIGSRFQNEYERAVSENQTTVFEEYYPPMRCWFEVHAYPSPSGLAIYFRDVTQRHNIEEGFRRFSAELEQRVRQRTAQIRALASELTLAEQRERRRVAEVLHDELQQLLVGVRYRTESLRRSGNPAVQEAAGEIGALVSQCLDVSRSLTAELNPPILQHRNALLPALQWLGQWMGEKHGLTVEIEVFEPVQSPEQDVTLLVFRSVRELLFNVVKHAKVDKARLRLMSSGDYLQAEIADDGTGFDPSNLPPTTTGGFGLSSIRDRLELLGGCLEIHAQPGRGSRFILYAPAPAPELAAINADGR
- a CDS encoding cation:proton antiporter yields the protein MTDALLQLSDHNIFIFLVQLSLLLSIARGLGYICQRFGQPSLLGEILTGVILGPTLLGHLAPSVHAFIFPRDPIQFAMIDTVAWIGILLMLLAAGMEVDVSVAWRQRREALKISILDVILPMAVAFGAAMLLPDRYVPQSQSRLLFAFFVATVMTISALPVTVKALHDLNILKSDLGLLVISALTVNDIIGWMIFTLVLGLASQSQLAVGPVLTTVTATVVFAAFCILLGRRWVAAGIAAVQKGHAGDAGLVLTFVCCVGLIAGALTHWVGIHALFGLFLAGIMAGDAPALSQRTRSVINQMVHAIFVPIFFATIALQINFLENLDPLLIFVFLVVGIAGRYAGAWVGARWTSLTKWDRVLVAIAHTPGGAMEMVMALVAFKMKLITAPVYVAIVFSALASSVLLGPWMAWSIRRRRQINVIDLFLRRAMRLNLAGPTRFDAISELCEAVGQQDDMPEAAAVTQAVQAREETAATSIGSGVAVPHARLPKLRGAVVVFGRSGGGIDWDSPDGLPVHLVFMILTPQQQDELQVQILGSLAAGLENPQVQQRLLAAKDESTAWAILREVFTRRQIPAKT
- the carB gene encoding carbamoyl-phosphate synthase large subunit gives rise to the protein MPRRKDLKSIMIIGSGPIVIGQGCEFDYSGTQACKALREEGYRIILINSNPATIMTDPEFADATYIEPITPDAIAKIIAAERPDALLPTLGGQTGLNTAVAVADNGTLEKYGVEMIGATREVIHRAEDRTEFKNICLKIGLDVPRSGVAHTMDDARRIAQEVGLPVCIRPAYTLGGTGGGFAFNVQEFETIAARGLEYSPISEILIEQSVLGWKEYELEVMRDKADNVVIVCSIENFDPMGVHTGDSITVAPAQTLTDKEYQLMRDASIAIIRAIGVETGGSNIQFAIEPDTGRMIVVEMNPRVSRSSALASKATGFPIAKIAAKLAVGYTLDELRNDITRETPACFEPTIDYCVTKIPRWTFEKFPDADETLTTQMKSVGEAMSIGRTFKESLQKGIRSMEVKRFGLGMDGNDKWLAAQRDGQRLKTDKDVRQTTAEGESVPVDEHKRIIEWPIDEGKLTRKLSVPSQGRLYYVRYAFKMGWTVEQVFKLTQIDRWFLTQVRELVEFEAELSGTAADNIPAALMTRAKQLGYSDVQLATIWGMTPEKLRALRKKLGVEPVYKLVDTCAAEFEAYTPYYYSTYESPITRVATSNPQSEIKNPQSFIDDEVRVTEKKKIVILGGGPNRIGQGIEFDYCCVHAAFAARELGFEAVMVNSNPETVSTDYDTSDMLFFEPLTLEDVINICEKLNGRPLEKPGTGNREPGTGGNPQSEIPNPQSKGLLHGVIVQFGGQTPLNLARGLEAAGVPIIGTSPESIDLAEDRKRFGDILDELKLTCPQGGTAFSVEGARKVAQRIGYPVLVRPSYVLGGRAMEIVSDEQQLDMYMAKAVDASTVGRGHPILVDKFLDRATEVDVDCIADYGPGPEGQRNPAARAVICGVMEHIECAGIHSGDSACALPPYSLPEPIVAEIKRQTLLLAKRLDVRGLMNVQFAVKDGQVYILEVNPRASRTVPFVAKATGVPWAKLAAKVMAGMSLDELKVTEAPRPRQTSVKESVFPFTKFPGVDVVLGPEMRSTGEVMGIDMNFDMAFAKSQMAAGSPLPTAGTVFISVADDDKPHIVPVARRLAEMGFELIATDGTHRVLTEAGVTARLLPKLSQGRPNIGDLITNRQIVLLINTPTKRGPATEEGKIRALATRYQISLITTVTAARAAAGAIAALRANAREDRPAAQAYDVHPLQEYFPKK